In Elaeis guineensis isolate ETL-2024a chromosome 1, EG11, whole genome shotgun sequence, a genomic segment contains:
- the LOC105032006 gene encoding pentatricopeptide repeat-containing protein At2g29760, chloroplastic yields MASTTLCTCACSHDLRQWNRVIKLRLSEGNAMEAIIRYTEAQELGVIGDNFTFPLLFKAASNLSSLLAGSTLHGQAMKSGYSHHAFVQTSLINMYSSFGFVDQARQVFDGMSQKDIVAWNSILDAYATCGQMDECIKLFDSMPLKDQVSFNILTFGYANIGKADEAEQIFNSTPSRDAFTWNLMISSYVKAGRMDLAHGLCDRMPEKNVVSWNTIIAGYLQSRSCNKVLDLFYEMQAEGFKPNYVTLLSALSACAHMGSLDMGREIHICAQELGLSLIPHVATALVDMYTKCGSIEEALRVFYKTQNKDIYCWNSIICGLALHGYGKASLEIFEDMQSRGIKPDDITFIGLLSGCSHAGLVNEGLHLFECMESQYGLSPKSEHYGCVVDLLGRAGCIGRAYEIVKGMPFEPGVTVLGALLGACIVHRNVEVGEVVAKSIADRGNQMSSGEYMMLASMYTMFGQWEEARRWRELMNENCVTKEPGCSMIEVSGKVYGFLAGDTT; encoded by the coding sequence ATGGCTTCCACGACTTTATGCACTTGTGCCTGTTCCCATGACCTCCGGCAATGGAATAGAGTCATCAAACTAAGGTTATCAGAGGGGAACGCCATGGAGGCCATCATCAGATACACGGAGGCACAAGAGTTGGGCGTAATCGGCGATAACTTCACCTTCCCACTCCTCTTCAAAGCTGCCTCCAATCTTTCATCCTTGCTGGCAGGATCTACCCTCCATGGCCAGGCCATGAAATCTGGCTATTCTCACCATGCTTTCGTGCAAACTTCACTCATCAACATGTACTCCTCCTTTGGCTTCGTAGACCAAGCTCGCCAGGTGTTTGATGGAATGTCTCAGAAAGATATTGTTGCTTGGAACTCCATTCTAGATGCCTATGCTACTTGCGGACAGATGGATGAGTGCATTAAGCTGTTTGATTCGATGCCTCTCAAGGACCAGGTTTCCTTCAACATCTTGACGTTTGGTTATGCCAACATTGGCAAGGCGGATGAGGCTGAGCAAATATTCAATTCAACTCCCTCGAGAGATGCTTTCACCTGGAATTTGATGATCTCTTCGTACGTGAAAGCGGGCAGGATGGATTTGGCTCATGGTTTGTGCGACCGGATGCCTGAGAAGAATGTTGTGTCTTGGAACACCATCATCGCTGGTTACTTGCAGAGCAGGAGCTGCAACAAGGTGCTTGATTTGTTCTATGAGATGCAGGCTGAAGGCTTCAAGCCTAATTATGTCACATTACTGAGTGCCCTCTCTGCATGTGCTCATATGGGGTCTCTGGACATGGGCAGAGAGATCCACATCTGTGCCCAAGAACTTGGACTCTCATTGATACCACATGTGGCAACTGCCCTTGTGGACATGTACACCAAGTGTGGAAGCATAGAAGAGGCTCTAAGAGTGTTTTACAAGACTCAAAACAAGGACATATATTGTTGGAACTCTATAATCTGTGGCCTTGCCTTGCATGGTTATGGCAAGGCTTCGCTCGAAATTTTCGAGGACATGCAGAGTAGAGGAATAAAACCCGACGATATTACTTTCATTGGTCTTTTGAGTGGATGTAGCCATGCTGGTTTGGTGAATGAAGGCTTACATTTGTTTGAGTGCATGGAGAGCCAATACGGGTTGTCGCCCAAGTCGGAGCATTATGGATGTGTGGTCGATCTTTTGGGGCGTGCTGGCTGCATTGGCCGTGCTTATGAGATTGTGAAGGGCATGCCTTTTGAGCCAGGGGTGACGGTCTTGGGTGCATTGCTTGGAGCATGTATTGTTCATAGGAATGTGGAGGTTGGGGAAGTGGTGGCTAAGAGCATTGCAGACAGAGGCAATCAAATGAGCAGCGGAGAATATATGATGCTTGCTAGCATGTATACAATGTTTGGTCAGTGGGAAGAAGCGAGGAGATGGCGAGAGCTGATGAATGAGAACTGTGTTACTAAAGAACCTGGTTGTAGTATGATTGAGGTCAGTGGCAAGGTTTATGGATTCTTAGCAGGTGATACTACATAA